Sequence from the Argentina anserina chromosome 7, drPotAnse1.1, whole genome shotgun sequence genome:
GTAGTTTTTTCTGCTCTTTCTTGGTTAACTTTAGTGGTTGAGGTGGTGGAGGAGCTGGCTCCACAGGGGGCTCAATGGGCTGAGGGTGTTCAACATAGATGGTGATTTTGTCCAACTTTAACCTGTCTTCAGGTATTCTACCATCAACAAGTTCACCATAAGTACCAGATTGCAAAAAGGACACGTCCCTGAAAAAAGTTCAGCCATAATTAGGAATCATCATGTGAAAAGAGTGATGGGAGTTTAACAAACAAGGTATACAATATGAACAAAGACCAAACTTTTCTTCAGGGCATGAAAGTTGAAACAACGGATTTGGGACATAAACTTACAACCAAACCCCAAATCAGGACATATAATTACAACCAAATATCATGAGAACTTTGACTATCACTATGATATCATGATACAGAATTGCTtaaaaattgaatgaaatttatcATAATGATTTAGTTGTTTTCCAAAATGAGCATAGTGAGAGACAATTCACATACAATAAACAAGCTCCAACTATCAAGACAATATAAAGCTTTGGAAAAGTTGAAAGAAATGGATTAATCAGGACACACAAAGGAATGGGAATGAACAAATTGCCACAGTATCTTAACATGAATCGCACACTAGAAAGACATCAAGGCAAAGATAGATAAGCAAAAACAAATTTCAGTCCCATTTTCGATATCAATAAGATGCAATACAATAAAAGCACCCTAAAATATGAATCATTAAGCAAATCACTGCACAATGAACCACTAGTTATCAACTTACCACCACTCAACTTCAGGAATTGGATCCTTTGGTTTTGCTTTCGTGATGACTCTTTCTGCCACCTCTATCAAATTTGGATTTATATCAGGTGCTGCCTTTGCCTTTGCCAACTGGGCCTGCTTCGCTCTATGCTCTTTAGCTTGTAATTCACCGAATTTACTCTATAAAGGGagtgaaatgaaaaaaatatataaagttaaGAAATGATTGGTATAAAATGCACTGACATTTCAAATGGTGTTAATAGAGAGAGAAATAAACTACCTTCAACTTCATCTGTTCAGCTTCTTTTGACcacttcccttcctctacaaaCTGGAAGTTCATCCTCTTTGGCCTCACAATCTTCGCCATATTAATGCCCATCTTTGGGTCAAAAAATGGATTTGATTCAGGATTCATATCCACTTCAGGTTTAAGAATTTGAAATGcatctttcttctgtttgtttatgttgaccTGAAACGAATAAAAAACCAGATTTAAGTAAATCTAAACATGTCCAATATAAAGACAACAATTACAAGTAGAGCAGTAACAAACCTTTAAAGTGCTGAGGTTGTTTGGTTTAGTCACATTGACTAGATTTCCATGTTCATCTATTTCCCTTCCAAGTGCATCAAGTCGAAGTACAGGAGCCTTGGTAGGCTTCTGAGGGGGAACACCATCTGTTGCCACCTGTCCTGGGAACAAGTTTATAACAGGACCAAATTCTGGGTCATGGCGAAAGCCCATTCTGGCAGCGCGCTCCTGTGCACGTTTTACAGCCTCATACTTTTCACTAGTTAGAGCACTCATCCCACTAGTACCACTAGTAGTTGATGGCACAGAGGCATGCAACATTCCTGTACTTGCAGATGGAGGCTGCATCCCATCCTTCATTCCCAATTTGGTGCTAGCATCTGAACTAGCATTAGCGGCTTTATTCAACTGCATTAAGAAAATAATGGTAGTAATGACTAATGAATTCTATAttacaaaacagaaaatagcAGGAGAGGTTAACAAAAGAGGGTGAGAACTAATGTGAACATCTTACCCCCGTTTTCTTCAGCTTGTCAGCCAGTTCCTTATGTTTCGCAAGAAGATTCTTAATTTTATCTAAATCACCAGAAGGCAGATTTCCACTTCTTCCAGCAGTTGAAGATGTCCCATCTGTACTAGATTTTCCAGGAACCTCATGAGATCTGGTAATACTAACTCCCTTATTTTCATTTGTAGAAATCGAATATACCTTGGTAGGATCAGGATGTCTAGGGGGAAAAGAGGTCTCCGGCGGCACAACCCTTGATGCCATAGTAGACTCCAGGCTGGCACCCTGCAAGTGTTAAAATGCTAACAAAGTTACTATGCAGACTCACAACACCTCAATCACAGAAGCGATAACACAAGCACTATTAATCAGAAAAGCACGACAATAAACCAAAACAAGCCTAGCATTAGCACATGCAAGCACtgtaaaatataacaaaaatgcttacagaaagtGCAACACGACAGCTTACATTCTTTAAAGGAAGGAAACACCTCAACTAAAATCTGTAGATACCACTGGAATCAATCATCAGCATCTATCGCCTCAAATAACAAGAGCTTATAACAACTAACACACCAACAGAAAATCAATTCAACCTAACCTACTATAGACCTCTACCAGACTACAACATGCAATCACAAGCGCTAAATTGCATTCAAATATTATTAAACATCACTAAACCTAGTAAATTCAATCGTCATGATCTTTAAACTATCAGTTCTATTCTTCAATCAACAATGCTGGCCTATATGTGAATTATCAAAGCACAATACTTAAACACAGTAAAAAGGTTAAGAGAAAACTCACATTACTCACCGGAGCACCCCCGTTTCGGGTGGTTGCTAAGCCCTGATCATCCTCCAACTCTTCCTTCTTAAACTTAACCTCACTACGAACCACATTCCTCTCCGATTCTCCGGCACCATTCACATCCTCTTCTTGCTTCACTGCTCGCCGGTCATCGaatctcctctctctcctctcatcCAAACCCTTAGCTCTCTTCCAATCTTCCGACTCATCCACATCTCTACCCTcactcctctccctctctttccTCTTATGCCTCCTCTCCACCACCGCCACCTCCTCCGACCTCTCCCGCTTCACCTCCCTATGCCTCGACCTCTCCCTGCTCCCTTCTCTCTCGTATGATCGCTCGCGGCGGTCCCGCGACGGTTCTCGGTCGTCGCGCGGGTCCGGCGACCTGTCACGGCGGGATCTGGAGTCGCGATCGGAACGGGAGGAGCggtggtggcggtggtggTCGTCGGAAGCGTCGCGGCTGCTGCGGTGCTTGTGGTCTCGGTCTCGGGAGCGCTTGCTTGATTTGTCTTTCTCCATGGCACTTTGAACAAGGAGAAGGAAGATTTAGGGTTCAATATACAGAGAGCTTTTCTGCCATTTCTGGTATTTAAACCCGCAATCTATAGCACCAGCAAAACTGAAGTGGGCTGAACTGGGCTGGGCCTATTGCGGGTTTGATTCTCGATTTATGGCGAAGAAAAATCCTACTTCTGATCTAGGCACCTGTGAGTATATACAGATTCAGGAGTTGAAAAAACGACCCCTACTCAAACAGACTTGTAGACGAACTAGGAATACACATAGCAAAGTAAGTAGAAAGCCTAGAGAGCGAAATCGTCTAGGACTTGTGTATCTTAATAGCGATTTTGCTACCTCTCATGAGCCTCATCTTGATTTTTACATAATTTCAtcgtgattttattttctatggTACATGTCACAGGCATCACGCGCAATATATGCTAATCGTGCGACAGTGAATTTTTCTCGCCTTGCCTTCTACCTGTGATGGCGCTAGGGTATCAATCCTAACCAGCCTCCTTGCACTACACCTTGTATTTGATGGTGTGTGCTTGAATCCTTGTGCGGATTCTTTGTACTACGCAACATATATCTATAATCTACCCTTATGAGTGTTTATCCCAACTCACAAGTCTCTCTATGCACAAGTGTTTCCCGAATTCCAATTGCGTGTGAGGGGAGTTAACAACTAATCACATGCATACTCGGTTTTATGGAACTAGCGTCCATTTTCTTATTGATGAATTCAAAGTACAAACTGAAAACCTAGCATGGATCTTTACAATGGTTTGTCTCAACCTTTCCCCCAAAGTCTCATGCGCATAACTACTAGCTATTTATACCTACATCTAACATGGAAGTTGACATCCCCAACTTTCTTAGGACACTTGGCATACATGCCATTATTCTAGGTGTAGTGGACAACCCCCACTACTAGGTTTGTTAACTGCTAAGATAAGGTGGCACTGCATGCTTTGCCAAGGCATGCAACTGCCCAGTAACTTCCCCTCCTGGCGCCAACTGCCCTTGGATAACTTCTTCTCAGTGTGCGCCAACTGCCCATGAATAACCGCCCACTAAGCAGCCCATGAATAACCGCCCACTAAGCAGCCCAGTAACCTCCCATAAAGTCCCTGTAACTGCCTAGGTAACTGCCATCATCCATGTTCTGTAACTGCCTATGCtgacgaggctaatctccccgcaaCTGCTCGCTGACGAGGCTAAACTGCCTGCACAGTCTGCAACTGCCTGGTGAGGCTAATTCCTCTGCATCTGATCTGCCTGCTTCATGCCAGTGAGGCTAATATCCGGCCAACTGCCTGCCTAGTGCTTGCCGAGGTCTGCTGGCGACGTCCCTGTCCCTGCCTAGTCAGATTTGCCCACTTCCTtgttggcgaggctaatatccagccCACTGATtatgctagcgaggctaatgaCTAGCCTAGCCTCAACACTTGTCTCCGCGGTTTGCCTTGCATGCTGAACTGCTCGGCACCTGACTCCGTGCTTGCTTGGCTATTGTAGCGAGGCTAATACCCCTGCTATTGCTTCCTCTGTCTGTCTGCCCAGCGAGGCTAACTTCCCCGCAGCTTGTCCCCTTGGTTAGATCAATTCACCCTGCCTCTCTttctgcctagcgaggctaaccTCCCcgctagtgaggctaatatgcctatGGCACGTTCAAGGGTGTAATAGTACACAACCTATATTTTGTGGGGTTGTAATTCATGTATGTTTTGGCCTTTTTGTATAAGTATAAATATGTTATGGTTTTCAAAAAGTTTGTAGTTCAACTCATAAAATCACACTATGCGCGCTAGACGTAATCATATAGCTCATTTCACTGAAGTATACGATTGTCTAGACTTTTCATTTAcctcatatatatttacttatCGGAAACAAAGCTAGGGTCCATACCACGTATATCAGATGTTTCATGTATTCTTTGAAATTTGGTTTTGGAACGAGACAGACGAGACTCATCTCCTCCTCAATTAAAAGAGATCATTCTCGATCGTAGATCATAGAGTCACCTCATGACTCGCCGATGATGACACAAGTGGCAGCTTGAGAAGCAAGGTAGAGGAGTTGGAGAACAATGAGAGGAGATATTctacatctaagaagtgataaataaaatatggATTATAAGTAGGTGAATAATACCTAATTGTACTGAagtcttttgtgattaaaacccaacacatgtgaggtggctaaattaggacaatatcggtacagttggtctacGAGCCACGTTTATTGTTATTTAACATGATATCAGAGTGGGTTCCTCTCCAGTCACACCTCCAATCTGTCGTGGACCCGAGTTGGGTATCAATTTTTCatgggcccgagttgggttCTATTATCATGTCATCAGAGGGTTTTCGAATGGATTGTCAGTAAGTGTCGATGGTTACTTGACATTGGTTTATTTCGTCTCAAtgtgtgggatgttaatttgtcacgtgcagacctaaaaaatAGGTTTTACATGAGAGGACGTGTTAGAGAGGAAAGATCCCATATTTAAGaagtgaaaaataaaatagagattataaatGGGTGGATAATACTCAATTGTACTGaggtcttttgtgattaaaatccaacacctgtgaggtgactaaattgggacaatatcgATACAGTTAGGGTTGGCAATGGTATATAAAACCATCCTAACCAATTCGTATACCAACCGTACCGAatacgttggtataccaaataCTAGGTACACGATACATGGTACAGTATACCGTACCAACATTAAAATACGGTATTGTAGG
This genomic interval carries:
- the LOC126801580 gene encoding protein RDM16 isoform X3, translating into MVPAWSLLWHQGLCRRRPLFPLDILILPSTDGTSSTAGRSGNLPSGDLDKIKNLLAKHKELADKLKKTGLNKAANASSDASTKLGMKDGMQPPSASTGMLHASVPSTTSGTSGMSALTSEKYEAVKRAQERAARMGFRHDPEFGPVINLFPGQVATDGVPPQKPTKAPVLRLDALGREIDEHGNLVNVTKPNNLSTLKVNINKQKKDAFQILKPEVDMNPESNPFFDPKMGINMAKIVRPKRMNFQFVEEGKWSKEAEQMKLKSKFGELQAKEHRAKQAQLAKAKAAPDINPNLIEVAERVITKAKPKDPIPEVEWWDVSFLQSGTYGELVDGRIPEDRLKLDKITIYVEHPQPIEPPVEPAPPPPQPLKLTKKEQKKLRTQRRLAREKDKQEMIRQGLIEPPKPKVKMSNLMKVLGSEATQDPTKMEKEVRSAAAEREQAHIDRNIARKLTPAERREKKERKLFDDPNNVDTIVSVYRINDLSHPKARFKIDVNARENRLTGCAVISDGMNVVAVEGGSKSIKRYAKVMLRRINWAEAVKEEEDEEENDDKPPNKCVLVWQGSVARPSFNRFLVHECMTEAAGRKYFADAGVAHYWDLAVNYADDDQ
- the LOC126801580 gene encoding protein RDM16 isoform X2, which produces MEKDKSSKRSRDRDHKHRSSRDASDDHHRHHRSSRSDRDSRSRRDRSPDPRDDREPSRDRRERSYEREGSRERSRHREVKRERSEEVAVVERRHKRKERERSEGRDVDESEDWKRAKGLDERRERRFDDRRAVKQEEDVNGAGESERNVVRSEVKFKKEELEDDQGLATTRNGGAPGASLESTMASRVVPPETSFPPRHPDPTKVYSISTNENKGVSITRSHEVPGKSSTDGTSSTAGRSGNLPSGDLDKIKNLLAKHKELADKLKKTGLNKAANASSDASTKLGMKDGMQPPSASTGMLHASVPSTTSGTSGMSALTSEKYEAVKRAQERAARMGFRHDPEFGPVINLFPGQVATDGVPPQKPTKAPVLRLDALGREIDEHGNLVNVTKPNNLSTLKVNINKQKKDAFQILKPEVDMNPESNPFFDPKMGINMAKIVRPKRMNFQFVEEGKWSKEAEQMKLKSKFGELQAKEHRAKQAQLAKAKAAPDINPNLIEVAERVITKAKPKDPIPEVEWWDVSFLQSGTYGELVDGRIPEDRLKLDKITIYVEHPQPIEPPVEPAPPPPQPLKLTKKEQKKLRTQRRLAREKDKQEMIRQGLIEPPKPKVKMSNLMKVLGSEATQDPTKMEKEVRSAAAEREQAHIDRNIARKLTPAERREKKERKLFDDPNNVDTIVSVYRINDLSHPKARFKIDVNARENRLTGCAVISDGMNVVAVEGGSKSIKRYAKVMLRRINWAEAVKEEEDEEENDDKPPNKCVLVWQGSVARPSFNRFLVHECMTEAAGRKYFADAGVAHYWDLAVNYADDDQ
- the LOC126801580 gene encoding protein RDM16 isoform X1 is translated as MEKDKSSKRSRDRDHKHRSSRDASDDHHRHHRSSRSDRDSRSRRDRSPDPRDDREPSRDRRERSYEREGSRERSRHREVKRERSEEVAVVERRHKRKERERSEGRDVDESEDWKRAKGLDERRERRFDDRRAVKQEEDVNGAGESERNVVRSEVKFKKEELEDDQGLATTRNGGAPVSNGASLESTMASRVVPPETSFPPRHPDPTKVYSISTNENKGVSITRSHEVPGKSSTDGTSSTAGRSGNLPSGDLDKIKNLLAKHKELADKLKKTGLNKAANASSDASTKLGMKDGMQPPSASTGMLHASVPSTTSGTSGMSALTSEKYEAVKRAQERAARMGFRHDPEFGPVINLFPGQVATDGVPPQKPTKAPVLRLDALGREIDEHGNLVNVTKPNNLSTLKVNINKQKKDAFQILKPEVDMNPESNPFFDPKMGINMAKIVRPKRMNFQFVEEGKWSKEAEQMKLKSKFGELQAKEHRAKQAQLAKAKAAPDINPNLIEVAERVITKAKPKDPIPEVEWWDVSFLQSGTYGELVDGRIPEDRLKLDKITIYVEHPQPIEPPVEPAPPPPQPLKLTKKEQKKLRTQRRLAREKDKQEMIRQGLIEPPKPKVKMSNLMKVLGSEATQDPTKMEKEVRSAAAEREQAHIDRNIARKLTPAERREKKERKLFDDPNNVDTIVSVYRINDLSHPKARFKIDVNARENRLTGCAVISDGMNVVAVEGGSKSIKRYAKVMLRRINWAEAVKEEEDEEENDDKPPNKCVLVWQGSVARPSFNRFLVHECMTEAAGRKYFADAGVAHYWDLAVNYADDDQ